AGTTGCGAAATTCTTGCAGAGGTGACCTCCAGAATCTCGGCGATTTCCTTGATCGACAGTTCTTCATAATAATACAATGCGATGACGAGCTTTTCCTTCTCAGGCAGACGGTTGATCGCCTGTTCCAGCACCTCCCGCAGTTCCTCCCGGGTCAGCCGGACGCTCGGATCCTCCGCTGTCGGGTCGGGCAGCAGATCGTGATAGCCCGCATCGTCGCCGGCCGGATGAAACGCTTCTTCCAGCGACGCCACCGACCCCAGCGAAACCTGGGCCATCCGCCTGTGAAATTCCTGCACGCTGATTCCCAGCCAATCAGCCACTTCCTGGTCGCTTGCAGACTCCGCCTTGTGCGTTTCCACCGCCGCGTAGGCCCGCTCGATTTCCTTCGCCCACTGGCGCACCTGCCGCGGTACCCAATCCATCTCGCGAATGCCGTCGAGCACGGCGCCCCGGATTCTCCATGTGGCGAACGTCTCAAACTTGACCCCTTTTTCCGGCTGAAATCGTTCCATCGCGCTGATCAGCCCGAGCGTGCCAAAACTGATCAGATCTTCGCGCGGAACATGCGCGGGCATCCCTTTCGCGACGCGGTTGACAACCCGGTGAACGAGCGGCAAATACTTTTCCAGGGTCTCGCTCATCTTCGCCCACCTCCGTTAGTCTTTCATGGCGCGTACCGCTTGCACAATCTCCTCAATCCGATCATCGCGCAGTGCCGCCTGGCCGTCGATCACCCAGGGCTGAAAATCGGCCCCAGACGGAGGAATCTCGGATAATTCTGGCGGCAGCGAAACGTCAAAACGGGTTCCCGCCGCCTGTCCGTTCGCTTCCGGACCGCCGGTTGCGGCAGCGATCGCCAGCAGCCGCTGCAGCGCCCAAGCGACAGCAAACAACAAAACGAATCCGACCAATCCCCGTTGCAAACTGGTCCACAGCAAATTCCCTGCCAAGAGGCTCCCGGCCAGACCGATCGCAAATCCGCCGCCGGCCGCCATCCACAGAAAACGCCTTTGCCACGACCGCCTCGCCTGTTTCATATCGTCTTGACCCCTTGCGCCACCGTGCGAATCGTCAACGATCCATCGGCAGCCGAAAAATCGATCGTTCTGCCCGCGTTACCGCCCGTGTCTTCGCCGCGTACGGGAATCCGCAACTGATCCAGCACCGTTTTCACCGCCTCCACATTGCGCGGTCCGACCCTGATCAAATCGCTTTGGTTGAGGTTGGTAAACATTTGCGCACCGCCGGCCAGCTTGGCAATCATTCTGTTGAGGCAGGCGCCCTGTTGCTGCATTTTCTGAACGAGCAGCGGGACGGCGGTATCCGCATATTTGGCAGGATTCTCCACGTCCAATCGGCCCGCTGCCGGCAGCATGATGTGGGCGAGACCGGCCACTTTGCAGGACAGGTCGATAATCGCGACGCCAACGCACGAGCCGAGTCCGACCGTTCGCAGCACGTCCGGGCTGCAGGCCACGTTCATGTCGGCCATTCCCACTTTGATGATATTCAAGCAAAATCAACTCCCAATAACTTGAATATCGTTTCGACCGACCCGTGATCCGGCACGAAGAAAAAGTGGCTTTCGACGTTCTCGCTGCCTTGCCGGAACTCGGTGTCCACCAC
The Effusibacillus pohliae DSM 22757 genome window above contains:
- a CDS encoding FliA/WhiG family RNA polymerase sigma factor gives rise to the protein MSETLEKYLPLVHRVVNRVAKGMPAHVPREDLISFGTLGLISAMERFQPEKGVKFETFATWRIRGAVLDGIREMDWVPRQVRQWAKEIERAYAAVETHKAESASDQEVADWLGISVQEFHRRMAQVSLGSVASLEEAFHPAGDDAGYHDLLPDPTAEDPSVRLTREELREVLEQAINRLPEKEKLVIALYYYEELSIKEIAEILEVTSARISQLHSKAICRLRGALSRRRQDLKL
- a CDS encoding chemotaxis protein CheD, translating into MNIIKVGMADMNVACSPDVLRTVGLGSCVGVAIIDLSCKVAGLAHIMLPAAGRLDVENPAKYADTAVPLLVQKMQQQGACLNRMIAKLAGGAQMFTNLNQSDLIRVGPRNVEAVKTVLDQLRIPVRGEDTGGNAGRTIDFSAADGSLTIRTVAQGVKTI